The Fusobacterium necrophorum subsp. necrophorum genome has a window encoding:
- a CDS encoding autotransporter-associated N-terminal domain-containing protein: MVKNQLREVEKNLRWIAKRNKNISFSIGLVLLYVMLGMNAFTEEVNTIVATKQEIGLSTDRLSEMLRRIKEENSKKLKGTQLELVQLMEQGDQVVKLPWSSWQFGINYFSNNGTGRYRGRGDKDKKYIFNGIYTRENWKVKNAMNIAASNGPTGSPITLGNENISSWQNANSDSSGGVTIEKDSSISSGTNGNRSWGLVDLRDLKEPTNEIEILAHISPKEVTKQAISLNITEPRVQTLEAPVVNPQVNEPLDPPEILLPNVESVDISPLTINAPDAPNAPNAPVISIAITAPNAPVPPVISVEPTSPSSPSAPTIDISVVPPSITPLTITTPDSVEAPNVVSLTVKPVDFTVAPGGDSLQYTSDKDDSYGTAHQGWKASWPKTINVTELANRNYVSLTRDTVDSTIPADQVINVTAENNRAMVVDEVQKEGIKVDFKGTINLQRSQNVGIDLQGTHQGSASAPLIANIYNSGKIIGAAKSGSSANKEQIAFGFNNADGSNNTTMTNMVNKGEITLNAPSSAGIQLKPEDPHNWQPKSWDAAPLQINSRTTSRDKGRVLMKADNQKDINLNASGSFGIVTVFNEGVPKRLFVDGYSDYENLKSERIYDGVRVLPGGEIGRSALADSKYTSGVYNTGNININGDNSIGVGLLQEIQEVKIDGNINIGTKVVNQETGISNLQNSASKIYSTNKVEEAVGVFAGVPTMPVRVGEKDTLIDNSGTGNTANSLVGTETVEINGNISLGEHATQSIGALVGDTEVDLNKGQLTENGVNKGSNVDRKLKRSGDITAKSNSVINVGGKKNYGFVVSNSAHSSKFGTTVDDLIYTTDKANHGKGVNEGIINVTGEDSVGFAMIKGGDSKSSGTISVKDNAENSIGFYGKEDNFTNSGTIEVTSAKKKNKAVVLDGTNASNKMNFTNTGNIYVNTPENSNTNLDGTGNIGIYAQGNYKLEHNSGKVIAGSNAIAFYVKNTTGEVNIKAPIELANSKSGGTTIGVYSDGDAKVKFGINSNLKIGEGAVGLYSSDPTKFNSTFEIETGKTLNVELGKNSTFGLLNGNKNVTNSLLLSKYLNNNSNDKINVTAFGEGASLFYATLKAKAILDGDYKITNGNAASTAVLIANDGSSVEIANGKTLETNTNVGLIATRGAGVSGFISVVENKGTLISTRDDKGIGIYTSYATGKNSGTITMNNKNAVGILGSVGSNLTNTSKIELKGISSAGIYAENSNMENLGNTSEIIVNKETSVGMYAKLTSVSSVDKKAKNEGNINIKADGNGKSAGMYSKVEGSSVKLTTENTGKIEVAQKASAGIYAKNESSQINTQSIATNSGLIKMNEENSIGVTGEKSKIENSGTGNNGIEITGKKSAGILVTKESEVINTGRILLENNSVSNSSDGLVGISVDNSSIAKNDANGEIKVNTNYSTGMLSSGGDIKNVGTINLEKKESVGMYTTNANVTNSGAASKGILIKDEKSIGIYAKLNSGSTADKKILNSGLIDIGGTSKAGSAGIYSLLENGTKKLSTENSGTITMNQNSAVGIYAKNESIQDNAQSTVMNNGKIEVKKESSAGILVEKSSVTNSGSESNGIMLSAIKTAGIIGKDNSVITNSGLIKTENATPTSAGEGLAGISLNASKATNTSTGSITLDTKYSTGMYGEVTSALVNEGTITGNSKEHIVGMAGDASTATNKKTITLEGKNATGIFGRNNSTLLNDTTGTITLKEENSVGMYSSQNAAVAKNQGTIITEKKTSAAMLGDKGTLENNGSITTKEETSAGMYAKNTNATNKKNITTEGKTSAGILVELDDSTGGTVSGTNGTTGTIKANNETSAAMLGKVKAAVTTSTANLTLTNKNNIDINSKTSAGMMVVNESAAVGKEKVKAENNGTINLTASATNEKNIGVLAEKATGINTGTINVNSKESIGMLGQKSANITNNKTITLIAEKGIGMLVKDVNSIATNEDTINVDGKVSLGMLGEDSGTVRNNKTIKVTAESGVGIFVRDNGNGKRSGVGENTSTGIITLENREAVGIFAKNNGHSDNAKNSGTIDLGKSDGTTVHESLIGMFAQAEAGKKANVKNEGIINVNTKKSVGMYAKNDAASIDDIILSNERNINVNSQKSAGIYAPKANISKVGTITLKDSTDTNGSSTVYVSNGGKVADTASAKINLGTVNQNRVAYYINGKDSALAGTDIGKITGYGVGVYLQGNSTTDIAKLDTNTSKLDYTTRGTGDGIIGLLLKGNTDIQSYTKGIKVGNTVDAISSSDKSKYAIGIYADAQGTAGAPYNIATSIIAGKNGVGIFADKDSNIHYTGNMEIGDGTAAGTGIFITKKKGTTGGKVTLGSNTITLKGTKGVVAIASEGTIFDGGNATIELIGSNIQGVGVYGKKGSTININNWNFKNNGNSAEEVRSEEGGAYIDANKNLKPRMVLTHVINGETAISAGVEVKAVDDGSYTTQENIGLMAEGIKNSVAPTPLSAWKNPDFEIVSEGTINFLNSKKSTAIYTESARAKNSGIVKLGENSTGIYGIFKDDTRTYEDAHGNPNKLDIVTTDNSKIELGSRSTGIYLKNATDIHHLEGKIEANTRAVNTIGIYAINEEAARPLNMKNKIDIKLENSAVGLYSRGKDSSHKNKVENTGNITVGEKDNNGPSVALYAENTDLTNNSDVTVGRDGIAFYGKNSKIELTGGVVNFQNKGVLVYLENSDFISHLGNLSSTQNTMLYLKNSTAKLDGTGTLVDMIVADGYTGAYIEGNSVLTGMNSITLGKNSNGLYLKDAINFISEAKNIVSDKEGAKGILAIDSGLTNKSKISLSGDNSIGIYSNVSSSQNIVNGGEMNLSGKRALGVFLKGKNVFENRVNINVVDSTDVNNPSIGIYTTDGSSSITHTVGDITVGKESIGIYSTVDADVNISSGKIHVKDQGIGIYKGNGKMSFAGDLAIDSHNSSLGLNTEPVGIYGMDGTKIEDKARSIKVGKKSYGFILNNSTDIANEYTNTNTGNVSLESDSVFLYSQGKANITNNRNINSNGADRLVAFYIKNGGIFKNTGTLDFSNGKGNLGIYALGSIATNEQNGVIIVGKTDDIDLATGRIYDDKDKIVYGIGMAADNGGHIVNDGEIRVFGNKSIAMYGKGMGTTVENTVNGKIYLDGSKATTTDKIQSMTGVYVDEGATFINRGDIRTTEAYAGKNGKVNTNVSGLVGVAVMNGSTLENHGNIEIDANNSYGVVIRGKRDTNGNIEKYATIKNYGNIKVRGSGTYGISWKDVSESDIRELEKQINSKIISDPSGHEIGQASGTDKDYEGVKITVKDGKPTFSRNGQPVSEKEIAEIEKLIGPNLSLSDIGFYVDTLGRTKPMDIDGGVPPINSQLIVGTEYSEKTNAKQWFVKDEVIKPFLNQIQGRNFKLTSLAGSLTWMATPVLDNHGEIVGIAMAKIPYTSFTDKTENTYNFSDGLEQRYDMNSLSSTEKQIFNKLNGVGKNEQTLLVQAFDEMMGHQYANVQQRIQATASILDKELKYLKKEWDTKSKDSNKIKAFGMRGEYKTDTAGVMDYSSHAKGVAYLHEKETVQLGNTTGWYAGLIHHEFKFKDIGKSKEEMLQAKWGVFKSTAFDHNNSLNWTISGEMFVGRNRMHRRYLVVDEIFHAKSRYWTYGLALTNEVSKTFRTSESTFVKPYGELKVEYGRFQKIKEKNGEVRLEVKANDYYSVKPEIGVEAGYKHDLSTRGALTARVGVAYSNELGRVAKGKNQARVAYTNADWFHIRGEKEDRRGSLSTDLNLGLENERYGITANIGYDSKGKNKRAGLGVRVIF; the protein is encoded by the coding sequence CAAGTGATAAAGATGATAGTTATGGAACAGCACATCAAGGATGGAAAGCTTCTTGGCCTAAAACAATAAATGTTACGGAATTAGCAAATAGAAATTATGTATCTTTAACAAGAGATACAGTTGATTCTACTATTCCAGCAGATCAAGTTATTAATGTTACCGCAGAAAATAACAGAGCTATGGTTGTGGATGAAGTTCAAAAAGAAGGAATAAAAGTAGATTTTAAGGGAACAATTAATTTACAAAGATCACAAAATGTTGGAATAGATTTACAAGGAACCCATCAGGGGAGTGCATCAGCTCCTTTAATTGCTAATATATACAATTCTGGGAAAATAATAGGAGCAGCAAAATCTGGAAGTAGTGCTAATAAAGAGCAAATTGCTTTTGGATTTAATAATGCTGATGGTTCTAATAATACAACAATGACTAATATGGTAAATAAGGGAGAAATTACATTAAATGCACCATCCAGTGCAGGAATACAATTAAAACCGGAAGATCCTCATAACTGGCAACCAAAAAGTTGGGATGCAGCACCACTTCAAATCAACAGCAGAACAACAAGTAGAGATAAAGGTCGAGTTTTAATGAAGGCTGATAACCAAAAAGATATAAATCTTAATGCTAGTGGAAGTTTTGGAATAGTAACTGTTTTCAATGAAGGGGTTCCTAAAAGATTATTTGTTGACGGGTATTCAGATTATGAAAATTTAAAATCAGAAAGAATCTATGATGGAGTAAGAGTTTTACCCGGAGGAGAAATTGGTAGATCTGCATTAGCTGATTCAAAATACACAAGCGGAGTATATAATACAGGAAATATAAATATTAATGGTGATAATAGTATAGGAGTTGGTCTACTTCAAGAAATTCAAGAAGTAAAGATTGATGGAAATATTAATATAGGAACAAAAGTAGTAAATCAAGAAACAGGTATTTCAAATTTACAAAATTCAGCTTCAAAAATTTATAGTACAAATAAAGTAGAAGAAGCTGTTGGAGTTTTTGCCGGAGTACCAACTATGCCAGTAAGAGTAGGGGAAAAAGACACCTTAATTGATAATAGTGGAACAGGAAATACTGCAAATAGCCTAGTTGGAACTGAAACAGTTGAGATAAATGGGAATATAAGTTTAGGAGAGCATGCAACTCAAAGTATAGGAGCCTTAGTTGGAGATACAGAAGTTGACTTAAATAAAGGACAATTGACTGAAAATGGAGTAAATAAAGGTTCTAATGTAGACCGTAAATTAAAAAGAAGTGGAGATATAACTGCAAAATCTAATTCTGTTATTAATGTAGGTGGAAAGAAAAACTATGGTTTTGTGGTGAGCAACTCTGCACATTCTTCAAAATTTGGGACTACAGTAGATGATTTAATATATACTACTGATAAAGCTAATCATGGAAAAGGAGTAAATGAAGGAATAATAAATGTAACAGGAGAAGATTCTGTCGGTTTTGCTATGATAAAAGGTGGAGATTCAAAAAGTAGTGGAACAATAAGTGTAAAAGATAATGCCGAAAATTCAATAGGATTTTACGGAAAAGAAGATAACTTTACTAACAGTGGAACAATAGAAGTAACTTCTGCAAAAAAGAAAAATAAAGCCGTGGTTTTAGATGGAACAAATGCTTCAAATAAAATGAATTTTACGAATACCGGAAATATTTATGTAAATACTCCAGAGAATTCTAATACAAATTTAGATGGGACAGGAAATATAGGGATTTATGCCCAAGGAAATTATAAATTAGAACATAATTCAGGGAAAGTAATTGCAGGAAGTAATGCTATTGCATTTTATGTAAAAAATACGACAGGAGAAGTTAATATTAAAGCCCCAATAGAATTAGCTAACAGTAAATCTGGAGGAACTACAATTGGAGTATACTCAGATGGAGATGCTAAAGTAAAATTCGGAATAAATTCTAATTTAAAAATAGGAGAAGGAGCGGTAGGTTTATATTCTTCTGATCCTACTAAATTTAATAGTACATTTGAAATTGAAACTGGAAAGACTTTAAATGTAGAACTAGGTAAAAATTCAACTTTTGGACTTTTAAATGGAAATAAAAATGTTACAAACTCGCTATTACTAAGTAAATATTTGAATAATAACTCAAATGATAAAATTAATGTTACAGCTTTTGGAGAAGGAGCAAGTCTTTTCTATGCAACATTAAAGGCAAAAGCTATTTTAGATGGAGATTATAAAATAACAAATGGAAATGCTGCATCAACAGCTGTTTTAATAGCAAATGATGGTTCATCTGTGGAAATTGCAAATGGAAAGACATTAGAAACAAATACGAATGTTGGACTTATTGCAACTAGAGGTGCAGGGGTAAGTGGTTTTATTTCAGTAGTTGAAAATAAAGGTACCCTTATATCTACTAGAGATGATAAGGGTATAGGAATTTATACATCTTATGCTACTGGAAAAAATAGTGGAACTATTACAATGAATAATAAAAATGCAGTTGGAATTTTAGGAAGTGTTGGCTCTAATTTAACAAACACCAGTAAAATAGAATTAAAAGGGATTTCATCAGCAGGTATATATGCAGAAAATTCTAATATGGAAAATTTAGGAAATACTTCTGAAATTATCGTAAATAAAGAAACTTCAGTGGGAATGTATGCAAAATTAACATCAGTGTCAAGTGTTGATAAAAAGGCAAAAAATGAAGGAAATATCAATATTAAGGCTGATGGAAATGGAAAATCAGCAGGTATGTATTCTAAAGTAGAAGGATCAAGTGTAAAATTAACTACTGAAAATACAGGAAAAATTGAAGTAGCTCAAAAAGCCTCAGCAGGAATCTATGCAAAGAATGAAAGTAGTCAAATTAATACGCAATCCATAGCAACTAACAGTGGTTTGATAAAAATGAATGAAGAAAATTCTATTGGTGTTACAGGAGAAAAATCTAAAATAGAAAACTCCGGAACCGGAAATAATGGAATTGAAATAACCGGAAAAAAATCAGCAGGAATTTTAGTAACTAAAGAATCAGAAGTAATTAATACTGGAAGAATTTTACTAGAAAATAATTCGGTTTCAAACTCTTCTGATGGATTGGTAGGAATTTCCGTTGATAATTCTTCCATAGCAAAAAATGATGCTAATGGAGAAATCAAAGTTAATACAAATTACAGTACAGGAATGTTAAGTTCCGGTGGAGATATCAAAAATGTAGGAACAATAAATCTTGAAAAGAAAGAATCAGTAGGAATGTATACTACGAATGCTAATGTGACTAATAGTGGAGCTGCATCAAAAGGAATTCTTATTAAGGACGAAAAATCAATAGGTATTTATGCAAAATTAAATTCCGGTTCAACGGCGGATAAAAAGATATTAAATAGTGGACTTATTGATATAGGTGGAACTTCAAAAGCAGGTTCAGCAGGTATATACTCTTTATTAGAAAATGGAACAAAAAAATTATCTACAGAAAATTCCGGAACAATTACCATGAACCAAAACTCAGCAGTGGGTATTTATGCAAAGAATGAAAGTATTCAAGATAATGCACAATCCACAGTAATGAATAACGGAAAAATTGAAGTGAAAAAAGAATCCTCAGCAGGTATTTTAGTAGAAAAATCTTCCGTAACAAATTCAGGAAGTGAAAGCAATGGAATAATGCTGTCTGCAATAAAAACCGCAGGAATTATAGGAAAAGATAATTCTGTTATAACAAATAGTGGACTTATTAAAACTGAAAATGCAACACCTACAAGTGCCGGTGAAGGTTTGGCAGGAATTTCTTTAAATGCATCAAAAGCTACAAATACATCCACCGGAAGTATTACCTTAGACACTAAATACTCAACAGGAATGTATGGGGAAGTAACTTCAGCATTGGTAAATGAAGGAACTATAACCGGAAATAGTAAAGAGCATATAGTAGGAATGGCAGGAGATGCTTCAACAGCAACGAATAAAAAAACTATTACACTAGAGGGAAAAAATGCAACAGGAATATTCGGTCGCAATAATTCAACTTTATTAAATGATACGACAGGAACGATTACTTTAAAAGAAGAAAATTCAGTGGGAATGTATTCCAGTCAAAATGCAGCTGTTGCAAAAAATCAGGGAACTATTATAACGGAAAAGAAAACATCAGCTGCTATGTTAGGAGATAAAGGAACCCTTGAAAATAATGGTTCTATAACAACAAAAGAAGAAACATCAGCTGGAATGTATGCTAAAAATACAAATGCAACCAATAAGAAAAATATAACAACTGAAGGGAAAACATCAGCAGGCATATTGGTAGAATTAGACGATTCTACTGGAGGCACAGTTTCCGGAACAAATGGCACAACAGGAACTATCAAAGCTAATAATGAAACATCAGCAGCTATGCTAGGGAAGGTAAAGGCAGCTGTAACAACTTCTACTGCTAATTTAACATTGACAAATAAAAATAATATTGATATTAATTCAAAAACATCAGCCGGAATGATGGTTGTAAATGAATCAGCAGCTGTTGGAAAAGAGAAAGTAAAAGCTGAAAATAATGGAACTATTAATTTAACTGCTTCAGCAACGAATGAAAAAAATATTGGTGTTTTAGCGGAGAAAGCCACTGGAATAAACACAGGTACTATCAATGTAAATAGTAAAGAATCAATAGGAATGTTGGGGCAAAAGTCTGCCAATATTACAAATAATAAAACTATTACCTTGATAGCAGAAAAAGGAATAGGAATGTTGGTGAAAGATGTAAATTCTATTGCTACAAATGAAGATACAATAAATGTTGATGGAAAAGTATCTTTAGGAATGTTAGGAGAAGATTCCGGAACTGTTAGGAATAATAAAACAATAAAAGTAACTGCTGAAAGTGGAGTAGGAATTTTTGTTCGTGATAATGGCAATGGTAAAAGAAGCGGAGTAGGAGAAAATACATCCACTGGAATAATCACTTTAGAAAATAGAGAAGCTGTTGGAATTTTTGCAAAAAATAATGGGCATTCTGATAATGCGAAAAATTCTGGAACAATTGACTTAGGAAAATCTGATGGAACGACAGTACATGAATCATTAATAGGAATGTTTGCACAAGCAGAAGCAGGGAAAAAAGCAAATGTAAAAAATGAAGGAATCATCAACGTAAATACAAAAAAATCTGTAGGTATGTATGCAAAAAATGATGCTGCAAGTATAGATGATATAATATTAAGTAATGAAAGAAACATCAATGTTAACTCTCAAAAATCGGCAGGAATCTATGCTCCTAAAGCAAATATTTCTAAAGTCGGAACAATTACTTTAAAAGATTCCACTGATACAAATGGTTCTTCAACTGTGTATGTTTCAAATGGAGGAAAAGTTGCCGATACAGCAAGTGCAAAAATTAACTTAGGGACTGTAAATCAAAACAGAGTTGCCTACTATATAAATGGAAAAGACAGTGCTTTAGCCGGAACTGATATCGGAAAAATTACAGGATATGGAGTAGGAGTATATTTACAAGGAAATTCAACAACAGATATTGCAAAATTAGATACTAATACTTCAAAATTAGATTATACAACTCGAGGAACTGGAGATGGAATAATAGGTTTATTATTAAAAGGGAATACTGATATTCAATCTTATACAAAAGGAATAAAAGTGGGAAATACTGTTGATGCAATTTCTTCAAGTGATAAATCAAAATATGCAATCGGAATTTATGCAGATGCACAAGGAACAGCCGGAGCTCCTTATAATATAGCAACTTCTATTATAGCCGGTAAAAATGGCGTAGGAATTTTTGCTGATAAAGACAGTAATATTCATTACACTGGAAATATGGAAATTGGAGATGGTACAGCTGCGGGAACAGGAATTTTTATCACAAAGAAAAAAGGTACGACAGGAGGAAAAGTCACTCTAGGCTCTAATACTATTACATTAAAGGGGACAAAAGGAGTTGTTGCAATTGCTTCTGAAGGAACAATATTTGATGGAGGGAATGCAACAATTGAATTAATTGGAAGTAATATTCAAGGTGTTGGAGTTTATGGGAAAAAAGGTTCTACTATTAATATTAATAACTGGAATTTTAAAAATAATGGTAATTCAGCTGAAGAAGTTCGTTCCGAAGAAGGGGGAGCTTATATTGATGCCAATAAAAATCTAAAACCAAGAATGGTATTGACACATGTAATCAACGGCGAAACTGCAATATCTGCCGGAGTAGAAGTTAAGGCTGTAGATGATGGATCCTATACTACTCAAGAAAATATAGGTCTTATGGCAGAAGGAATAAAAAATTCGGTTGCTCCTACACCACTTTCTGCTTGGAAAAATCCGGATTTCGAAATAGTAAGTGAAGGAACTATAAATTTCTTGAATTCTAAAAAATCGACGGCTATTTATACGGAATCAGCTAGAGCAAAAAATTCTGGAATAGTTAAACTTGGGGAAAATTCCACAGGTATTTATGGTATTTTTAAAGATGATACTCGTACCTATGAAGATGCACATGGAAATCCTAATAAACTTGACATTGTTACAACAGATAATTCTAAAATAGAATTAGGAAGCCGTTCAACCGGAATTTATTTAAAAAATGCAACAGATATTCATCATTTAGAGGGGAAAATAGAAGCCAATACTAGAGCAGTCAATACAATAGGAATTTATGCAATAAATGAAGAAGCTGCTCGACCTTTAAATATGAAAAACAAGATTGATATTAAATTAGAAAATTCTGCAGTAGGATTATATAGTAGAGGAAAAGATAGTTCTCATAAAAATAAAGTAGAAAATACAGGAAATATTACTGTAGGAGAAAAAGACAATAATGGTCCTTCAGTTGCTTTATATGCAGAAAATACGGATTTGACAAATAATTCTGATGTTACAGTAGGAAGAGATGGAATCGCTTTTTATGGAAAGAATTCTAAAATTGAGCTAACAGGAGGAGTAGTAAACTTTCAAAATAAAGGAGTATTAGTTTATTTGGAAAATTCCGATTTTATTTCTCACCTTGGAAATTTATCTTCTACTCAAAATACAATGTTGTATTTAAAAAATAGTACCGCAAAATTAGATGGAACAGGAACATTAGTAGATATGATAGTTGCAGATGGGTATACAGGAGCCTATATAGAAGGAAATTCAGTTTTAACGGGAATGAATTCAATTACATTAGGAAAAAATTCTAATGGACTATATCTAAAAGATGCGATAAACTTTATTTCCGAAGCTAAAAACATCGTAAGCGATAAAGAAGGAGCAAAAGGAATTTTGGCAATAGATTCTGGATTGACAAACAAAAGTAAGATTTCTCTGTCAGGAGATAATTCTATCGGTATTTATTCTAATGTAAGTTCGTCACAAAATATTGTAAATGGGGGAGAAATGAATTTATCCGGCAAGAGAGCTCTAGGAGTATTCTTAAAAGGAAAAAATGTTTTTGAAAATCGTGTAAATATCAATGTAGTTGATTCTACAGATGTTAATAATCCAAGTATTGGTATTTATACTACAGATGGAAGCTCAAGCATTACACATACTGTTGGAGATATTACAGTAGGAAAGGAATCAATTGGAATTTATTCTACAGTAGATGCTGATGTAAATATAAGTTCCGGAAAAATCCATGTCAAAGATCAAGGAATAGGAATCTATAAAGGAAACGGAAAAATGTCTTTTGCAGGAGATTTGGCAATAGATTCTCACAATTCTTCTCTCGGATTAAATACAGAACCTGTAGGAATTTATGGAATGGACGGAACAAAAATAGAAGATAAGGCAAGAAGCATTAAAGTCGGAAAAAAATCATATGGTTTCATTTTAAATAACAGCACAGATATTGCAAATGAATATACAAATACCAATACCGGAAATGTAAGCTTGGAAAGTGACAGTGTCTTCTTATATTCACAAGGAAAAGCAAATATTACAAACAACAGAAATATTAATTCTAATGGGGCCGATCGTTTAGTTGCTTTCTATATTAAAAATGGAGGAATTTTTAAAAATACAGGAACTCTTGATTTTTCAAACGGAAAAGGAAATCTTGGAATTTATGCTCTCGGATCTATTGCAACAAATGAACAAAACGGAGTCATTATTGTAGGAAAAACAGATGATATTGATCTGGCAACAGGAAGAATATATGATGACAAAGACAAGATTGTTTACGGAATAGGGATGGCAGCTGACAATGGTGGACATATCGTAAATGATGGAGAAATTAGAGTTTTTGGAAATAAATCTATTGCTATGTATGGAAAAGGTATGGGAACTACTGTTGAAAATACAGTCAATGGAAAAATTTACTTAGATGGAAGTAAAGCAACAACAACTGATAAAATTCAAAGTATGACAGGAGTTTATGTCGATGAAGGAGCTACTTTTATAAATAGAGGAGATATCAGAACAACAGAAGCTTATGCTGGTAAAAATGGAAAAGTAAATACTAATGTAAGCGGACTTGTTGGAGTTGCTGTTATGAATGGATCTACTTTGGAAAACCATGGAAATATCGAAATTGATGCAAACAATAGTTATGGAGTTGTTATTCGTGGAAAACGAGATACAAATGGTAATATAGAAAAATATGCAACAATCAAAAACTATGGAAATATTAAAGTAAGAGGAAGTGGAACTTATGGAATTAGCTGGAAAGATGTTTCAGAAAGTGATATTCGTGAATTAGAAAAACAAATTAACAGTAAAATTATATCAGATCCTAGTGGACATGAAATAGGTCAGGCTAGTGGAACGGATAAAGATTATGAAGGCGTTAAAATTACTGTTAAAGATGGGAAGCCTACATTCTCAAGAAATGGGCAACCAGTTTCCGAGAAAGAAATAGCTGAGATAGAAAAATTAATAGGTCCTAATCTTAGTCTATCTGATATTGGTTTCTATGTAGATACCTTAGGTAGAACCAAACCAATGGATATTGATGGCGGGGTTCCTCCAATCAATAGTCAATTAATTGTTGGAACAGAATACTCTGAAAAAACAAATGCAAAGCAATGGTTTGTAAAAGATGAGGTTATAAAACCTTTCCTAAATCAAATCCAAGGAAGAAACTTTAAATTGACATCTCTTGCAGGTTCTTTAACTTGGATGGCAACACCTGTTTTAGATAACCATGGAGAAATAGTAGGAATCGCTATGGCAAAAATTCCATACACTTCTTTTACCGATAAAACAGAAAATACATATAATTTCTCAGATGGATTGGAACAACGCTATGATATGAATTCTTTGAGCTCTACTGAAAAACAAATTTTTAATAAATTAAACGGAGTAGGAAAAAATGAACAAACATTACTAGTGCAAGCTTTTGATGAAATGATGGGACATCAATATGCCAATGTGCAACAAAGAATCCAAGCAACCGCTTCCATCTTAGACAAAGAATTGAAATATCTCAAGAAAGAATGGGATACCAAGTCAAAAGATTCCAACAAAATCAAAGCTTTTGGAATGCGAGGAGAATACAAAACGGATACTGCTGGAGTCATGGATTATAGCTCGCATGCAAAAGGAGTTGCTTACTTACATGAAAAGGAAACGGTGCAACTTGGGAATACCACCGGTTGGTATGCAGGTTTGATTCATCATGAATTTAAGTTCAAAGACATTGGAAAATCGAAAGAAGAAATGCTACAAGCAAAATGGGGAGTCTTCAAATCGACTGCTTTTGATCATAACAATAGTTTGAACTGGACCATATCTGGAGAAATGTTTGTAGGAAGAAACCGAATGCATCGTAGATATTTGGTAGTGGATGAGATCTTCCATGCCAAATCAAGATACTGGACTTATGGACTTGCGCTAACAAATGAAGTCAGCAAGACATTTAGAACCAGTGAATCTACTTTTGTAAAACCATATGGAGAATTGAAAGTAGAGTATGGAAGATTCCAAAAGATCAAAGAAAAGAACGGAGAAGTGAGACTGGAAGTGAAAGCGAATGATTACTATTCCGTAAAACCGGAAATTGGAGTGGAAGCAGGATACAAACATGATTTAAGCACAAGAGGAGCTTTGACAGCAAGAGTAGGAGTTGCTTATAGCAATGAATTAGGACGAGTTGCAAAGGGAAAGAACCAAGCAAGAGTAGCCTATACAAATGCGGACTGGTTTCATATCCGAGGAGAAAAAGAAGATCGAAGAGGAAGTCTAAGTACGGATTTAAATCTTGGATTGGAGAATGAAAGATATGGAATTACAGCAAATATCGGATATGATAGCAAAGGAAAGAATAAAAGAGCAGGTTTAGGTGTAAGAGTTATTTTCTAA
- a CDS encoding TetR/AcrR family transcriptional regulator, with product MAQVLKEEVKNRILSAAEKVFYEKDYRSAKLTEIAEEADIPVALIYTYFPNKEKLFEAIVSSVYLNFAPAFAEEEALEEGTASERFDEVGEKYIHELLKERKKLIILMDKSSGTKHEKAKDELIAQMQKHIEVSFQRQGKEKYNPMLAHILASNFTEGLLEIARHYQSEEWAKNMLKLMAQCYYKGVESL from the coding sequence ATGGCTCAAGTTTTAAAGGAAGAAGTGAAAAATAGGATTCTCAGTGCAGCGGAAAAAGTGTTTTATGAAAAAGATTATCGAAGTGCCAAGCTCACAGAGATTGCAGAAGAAGCCGACATTCCTGTCGCTCTTATCTATACCTATTTTCCAAACAAAGAAAAACTGTTTGAGGCAATTGTAAGTTCCGTATATTTAAATTTTGCTCCCGCTTTTGCAGAAGAAGAAGCTTTGGAAGAGGGAACGGCATCGGAAAGATTTGATGAAGTCGGAGAAAAATATATTCATGAATTATTAAAAGAACGTAAAAAGCTTATTATTCTGATGGATAAGAGTTCAGGAACCAAGCATGAGAAAGCAAAGGATGAATTGATTGCACAAATGCAAAAACATATTGAAGTCAGCTTTCAAAGGCAAGGCAAAGAGAAATACAATCCTATGCTCGCCCATATTCTGGCAAGCAATTTCACAGAAGGACTGCTTGAGATAGCAAGGCACTATCAAAGCGAAGAGTGGGCTAAAAATATGTTGAAACTGATGGCACAATGCTATTATAAAGGGGTAGAATCCTTATAA